The DNA region TGGAGGTCTTGGGACAACCATGGGATGCACTGGCCCTAAGTAAGCTCAACTTCACTTGCGTAGTTGCTCTTGTTTCTTTTAGATTTCAATCACTGttgaatatgatttttttttgtgctttaGAGATCTATTGGCCATGTTGTCCTGCTCTTTAATCTCTCTCTGGTTGTCTGTTCTTATGTTTTACAGTATAAGTCATTGCTAGTGGATGTTACATTCATATTGAAGCTTGTGAACAATCTCTTGTGAAATTTTGGCATATTAGTCTGTAGTAGTGGTTCCATGATTTTTAGGaagtaattaattatattttgctttttttctttttcttttctgtccAGGTCGGTTATCGAAGTTCGTGATGGTTTGACATTTCTAGATCTGATTGTTATCCAGATTGaggttcttcattttctttatcACTCTGTTATGCTATTTCTTTCATGTTTCCTAACCTTAATGTATCGCTCACGCACAGAATCTCAACAACAAGTATGGCTGCAAGGTCCCATTGGTTCTCATGAACTCGTTTAACACACATGATGACACACAAAAGGTACTTCCTATTTCACTCTTCTTTCACTATCTAAATTTATGTTGTTCTTTTAGGCTGACTGTTTTCGTCTGTATTCAGATTGTGGAGAAGTACACCAACTCTAATGTTGACATCCACACATTTAACCAGGTTTGTGGTGTGGATGCATATATAATTAGTACATAAAATTGTCTATATTGATAAAACTGCCGTCGGATCTGCAACTAATACTGTTTACTTGGATTTTCTAGAGCAAATATCCCCGTGTTGTCGCTGATGAGTTTGTGCCATGGCCCAGCAAGGGAAAGACCGACAAGGATGGCTGGTATGGTTTCGTTTTGTTATACTTGTATCCATTTCATATCAGTTTCTTTGGTTGGCCTTCTTGTGCTTCATTTTCAGTCAAGTTTTTCAATCGCATTAAAAGTGTTAAAACGTATCACTTATCAAATCACATTCGATCGTCTTACTCTTATGCTAGCTGGAATTGTTTGATTACTGAAATCATCATGCCTTGTGCTCTCTGAGATCATCCATTATTGtgattttataataagtttcaGATCGCCTACTAATGATTTATCTTTGTGAAGGTATCCTCCCGGTCATGGTGATGTATTCCCATCCCTCATGAACAGTGGAAAGCTCGATGCTTTCTTATCCCAGGTTCATTCTTTGATGCAGTCCACTACTGTTTTCCCCATCATTTAAGATTGGTGTAGATCTTTAttgaatgttttgttttttggctCTCGCAGGGTAAAGAATATGTGTTTGTTGCCAATTCAGACAACTTGGGTGCCATCGTTGACTTAAGTACGTCATACTTTGTAGTTTGTTTGTTCGTTCTTGTTTACACATAGTTTTATATTAGTTAATCAGAAAGTCCTATACTAACTGTCTTGCTTGCCTCGTACTTGGTCTAATTGCTGCAGAAATATTGAAGCACTTGATCCAGAACAAGAATGAGTATTGTATGGAGGTTACACCCAAAACATTAGCTGATGTGAAGGGAGGAACTCTCATCTCCTATGAAGGCAAAGTTCAGGTAAGTTCTTAGTTGTTTCATTTCTTGTTCAGGATGTATCATGTACCTTTTCTTATGCATCCTTAAACTTCTAATCCGATTCGGCTTTTACctgttgttgattttttttactatgTAGATGCATTTTTACTTCAAAAAATTGTATGTTGCATCTCATGATCTTACTGCTAAAACTTTCTTGTGCTACTAAAGAACTAACTGGTTTTCTTGACCTCTAACCTTTGTTTTTCCTGTTTTATCCCAGCTTTTGGAGATTGCTCAGGTTCCTGATGAACATGTAAGtccatacttttttttttttcttcctgtcACCCTTCGGATTTCAGTTTTTGAAAAGACTTGTATGAACTCTTGTAGCATATTAATTAGATATGTGGGAAAAATCGGTAAAACGAGCTTGCTTTTCAAAATAATGTGTCCGAAACTCCTTTAAAACCCTTTCTCCCTCTCTCCATTAGATTGTTCTTATGAAAGGGAACTTTAGCCTGCTATTGGTGCATTCTTTCTGCTTGCATGTATCACCTGTTTAAAAGAGTTACTGTGTTTGATCTTTGTGGTAGGTCAATGAGTTCAAATCAATTGAGAAGTTCAAGATATTCAACACAAACAACTTGTAAGTAAATCATGTCCTTAAACTTCCAATAAATATGTAAAGTTTCTTTGCAGACTTTAACTCTGTAAATTTACAGATGGGTTAACTTGAAGGCCATCAAAAAGCTCGTGGAAGCTGATGCACTTAAAATGGAGATCATTCCTAACCCAAAGGTGCATGCCTGGCCTATTtcgtagtttttattttttttcaattttcatgATTGTATAACTGAGAAAAATACTGATATTCTATTCAGGAAGTCGATGGAGTGAAAGTTCTTCAACTGGAAACTGCAGCTGGTGCTGCAATAAGGGTAATACTAATACGCATGTCCTGGTTGcacaaatttgaaatatttttatattgttataactctttttcttttgttgtgtGATTTTCTTATGTCTTGAAACAGTTCTTTGACAATGCTATCGGTGTTAATGTACCTCGCTCACGGTTCTTGCCAGTGAAGGCAACTTCAGACTTGCTGCTCGTCCAGGTAAACACTTTTATACCACATTTTAAAGTCAAACAGTGTAACAGAGACACCTTCTGAAACAATTGAGTAATGACCAAATTTTTCATCCTTCTGCAGTCTGATCTCTACACCCTAGTTGATGGCTTTGTCACCCGAAACAGTGCTAGAACTAACCCCTCAAACCCATCAGTTGAATTGGGACCCGAATTCAAGAAGGTAAAAGGAAACATAATTATTCTCTTGGCAAGTCCTGTTTGTTTCTCTAAACATTAACTGTCTCATAAAGCCTCACGTTGTGTAttgatatctttttttaaaCAGGTGGCTAATTTCTTGAGCCGGTTCAAGTCCATCCCTAGTATTGTCGAGCTCGACAGCCTTAAGGTGTCTGGTGATGTCTATTTTGGCTCTTCCGTTGTTctcaaggtatatatatataattgtaaaaatcAGTCTACAATCCATAACATAATCGCTCCTCTCGTCTGCTGcttaacaaaaatataccaaaattgGTTCCTTTTGGTTATTGAAGGGCAAGGTGACTGTAACCGCTAAATCTGGGACAAAGGTGGAAATCCCCAATGGTGCTGTGATCGAGAACAAGGTAACCTAACGAACTGACTATTGTTAAATgttatattagtgtttaatCCGGTTCCGAGATTGGTTTTTAATTGTTTGGTTGGTGATATTTAGCCTATAGGGAACCGAATATTTTGGTTTCAGTTCTGGAGTACTTACTAGTCTTTGATTAGATTTAGAAATAAGTGAAACTGAATCACCAAAATTTATTTTCGGTTTGATTGTTCTTTTGCAGGACATCAATGGTCCGGAGGACCTCTGAATAAGAAGAATCCGAAGTCTTCTTCCCTTTCTCATGGAAGCCACATCTTGTTCTTCGGTATCAAAAGAGTCAACCAGATCGTTTGTGAAAGAATAATAAATGCTTTTTGCAGTTTAGCAAAGTCTTTTCCACCATGGACTTTCATTACTTCTACTTTTTAAATTCTCCCGAACATAATTACAATCAAGTTTGAGTGTATTCTGGTTCTTTCTACAAgtcatttttgttttctttctgaTTCTGCTTATTTAATTCCACACTCATGCTCTTGATTGAATTAAAAAgtgattaaaatttaatgttttaaaaatttacatttgCTTAACCAATAgtaagataaataaattatttattaaattaaaatatttaacaattaaTATTAACACTAAATAGCTATAAATTACAttgaaatcttaaaaataatattctttgtGTAATAAGAATAGAATGTCATGATGAACTCTTtgtaacattttataaattcaaaataatcaGTCAAGTATGTAATATGCGCATCATGAATGCAAATGTAtacagaaatttaaaatttacatccTTAAACCTCATACaatgtatctatcttattaaaacagaaacattccgttggacctaacatttattttgtaagtttttaaattaaatacacttttatagtttatagttaaacatacattaaatcactaatgttcatttctttatactactatctatgtttccaaacaatatacttattttttatactactatcaatgtttccaaaacaatatacttatttctttatactactatcaatgtttccaaacaatatatttttatattactatcaatgtttccaaataatacaataattaatcttagttattttatatctatcattttctcttaaatttttgtaaaaacgtcataatttcataaattacaaatagtgaactttaaaattcgATTATTAGATTGcaaatatgaaactattacaatttaaatctaattagattacatatcggtcatccatcagttcaatcggttagtctcgggttttagtgattttttagtatgaatattttaaaaacatgaattGAATTgccagatctccggattaaccagtataatcacaatcgggttgattttaaaaaatactgatttaaatgtaaaaatattttaaatacacactctttaaaaattaccaaaatatttgttaaattattagtgaaatttttcatcgtaaaatattccgcgcttcaaaagcgcgggtcaaatcTAGTAATATCTTATGACATTTAGAAACaaatcctctttttttttggtctagtAGGCTACTGGTCAAAGAGTCATTTGATAtgtcaaattttgtttttcaggCATATACAAAGTTGTAGATAAATGTCAATTATATTGTCGGCAAAAGGAACACCAATTGTATCCATACACATACATTCATGTACCCGTTCTTAGCCCATGTACAATGGTTATTCAACACTCTTCACTtcatcttttaatattttatatcattttttttccaACTCATCGCTAAACATATATTCAACTCATATTCACTACAATGATTTTTGTtgaataaaacattttattttactaattaataattatttttatctccAAATAGATAAACTTAGTAtctatattaaaatgataaattttcatataagaaataaaaataaatatataatttataataaaattattaactttaaataactaagagaatatgaaaatatcaaaaaatttaaaatgtgatatgtGTCGTCGATAGTCTTCACTTTCTACTTATTAAACATATTGAATCTTTTCAACACCAATTAAGCCACATCAtcaaattttacttttcaatACCTCTATTATAATGATTCAACTGTTAATCTTTTATTCAACTGTTGAATATTTTTGTTCAACTGTTGAATCTTTTATTCAACACCTACATTGTCCATAGTCTAAGTTGTAATGTAACAAAACacataaattacatttaataataataaattgcttttttgtttcttaaatatatttttttgagaaattctTTTGATGCTTTTCTATGACCTAAGTGCATGCGCTTAGTTAGATATTAGCTATGTATCATGctgattaatatatttatgctaaataatatttgatcattATTTATGAAGATAaatcttatttctttttttttgataaagataATATCTTTCTTTCCTTTCTGTTCAAATCTAAAAGCGCGTAAGTTGCATTTCCTTAgaatttgtttaatttgttgCCTTTGACTCATTGTCAGTATATAAAGTATCGGTAAGAAGCTTTGGCCAGAGATATCGCCGCTGACGATTTCATATTATATAGGCATCTCTCAAATCAACAGGTCACGCatatatcatttttaagttttccTTCATTTCCCTGAAgaacttttattaattttttgggAACTTACAATATGATGAAGATTGATCACCATGCTAGTGCCATATGATGTTCTAAAAATGAAACTATCAGTGTATCAATATTATGTTCTAAGCATCTAATTAAAGTATTATAATCTTCCTTTCTTTTGTAACACAGGTAAAGCAATGTTGCTTCTAGTTCTCGTTGTCGGTTTATTATGCTATCATGTCTACAAATCCATACAACCACCGCCACCAATTCCGCTGCCGGAGAATGTTTCTGAGATATGTCCAAGAGTTAAGCTCAATGATGGGAGATATTTAGCCTACAGAGAATTAGGGTTTCCCAAAAATAaagccaaaaataaaataatcatcgTCCATGGTTTTGGGCGTTCCAAGTTAGTAGATTTAAAAATCACACAGGTATGTACTTGTACCAGAGAATAAATTAGTGATTTACATATTCAAATAAGGAGAAATGATTTTCTTATATCATAATACAATCCTCATATGGGTCTTAATGGCTTCTAGGAAATGATTGAGGAATTCGAGGTATACTTCTTGCTCTTCGATAGAGCTGGATATGGAGAAAGCGATGCTCATCCATCACGAACAGTAAAAACGGATACATACGACATCGAAGAACTCGCCGACAAATTGCAAATTGGTCCAAAGTTCCATGTCTTAGGAATGTCACTCGGGGCTTATCCAGTTTACGGCTGTCTCAAATACATTCCTCATAGGTATGTATAGCGTACATTATATATCATCAGTCTCTTAAAAGTAAtatctaaaactatatttatcgAAAGTAAAACTACGTACctatgttatatatatgtgaGTTTACATAAATACTAACCGCCatagttatttattttgtattaattataaGACATGACTAGAAATCTAGAATATGTTGGATTCATAAACTTAAAAACGTAGACACTCgagattatataatttatactaatGTGAATTCTCTAACAATAGGTTAAGTGGAGCAACGTTGGTGGCTCCATTACTGAATTTTTGGTGGAGTCGTATGCCTCAAACCCTATTGAGTGCAGCGCTCAAGAAATTACCAATTCAGAACCAATGGACATTTCGAGTTGCACACTACCTTCCTTGGTTGCTATATTGGTGGTTGACACAGAAATGGTTTTCACCGCTTAGTCCAAATCCCAGAGAAACTATGACCGAGCGCGACATAGAACTCGCGGACAAGGACACAAAAAACTCTTATATTAAGGTAAGCATGTATAGACTGATtactaaattatattataagttTGTGTAGTTGTAGCTAGATTCATCATATGTAGCTATTACTTTTATGTGTTCCAGGAATCCGCTCTACGACAAGGCGAATATGTGAGCACGCACCGAGACATCATTGCGTCTTTCGAGAATTGGGAGTTTGATCCAACCGAATTGCTCAATCCGTTTTCAGATGGTAACGAAGGGTCGGTTCACATGTGGTGTGCACTCGAAGACAAACAAATTTGGCGTGAGGCTTTAATCTATATATGTGATAAGCTGCCATGGATAAAGCTTCATCAAGTCCCAGAAGCTGGACATCTTATGATCCATGAGAAGCAGCATTTTGAAGATATTATCAAAACCGCTTGTAGTTGAATGGTAAAACCCTCAATAGTTAATCATGAATCGATCAGACAAAATATCCAGTATGTTTGATatgacatatttttattaaataaaagtgAATTGGTGCACTTCTAGTGAAGATCTTATACTACATAATTCTAGTGAAGATCTTATACTACATAATTCTAGTGAAGATCTTATACTACATAAGTACTAACAATTCAAGCCAAAAACATTAAGCTTGTCCAACCGAATTCAGCTATTTAAACAACACAAAGTTTGCAAAACGCTGGTGAAGCCAATCTGACATAAATCGATCACAAGTCAATGAGAGGCCAATAAAAGTACCAATAACAAAAGATTTATATGTGAGCCAGAAGAAATATTAAAACCGTCTTCTATATACAAAAGATGATAGGAAAGTTTTTTACTGAAAAGATGATAGGAAAAAGCAGAAGGAAGTTATACAAACCTTTTGTAAGTATATCAATGCTTTAGTATGTATGAACTCCAACACTCTCCTCTCCACGAGGTGTAGTCTCTTAGTCTCTATCTTATGAACCTAAGTAATGCAtggattgacaaaaaaaaaatcaatgctTTATGTCGGGAGTTGCACAACTGATGAAAAAACAAGATATGAATTATGAAAAGTAAAGCAAATTAATGACCGGAGTTGCCCAATTGTAGGGCTGGGCGTTCCGGTATccattcggatttcggttcagtctattcgggttttgggttttcggggtcaaagatttcagcctcattcggatatttctaaatttcggtccgggttcggttcggatctttatgggttcggttcggattcggataacccgtttaaaatgtttttaaattttcaaaattcattatatactttaaattttcaaaatctataaaaaataatatattacatataaattttcataacatatatgtcaaaataccttaatttaacatataaattggtttttttttgaatatttagataaaaaaatcaatagatatttaactattttggtgttttcagtatattttagctattttagctattttaaacatttacttttgactatttgcatatatttttcgagtattttagaaaatttaaaagtatcttatatatttttaatatttttaatatacattatatatacaaataatgtatatatttaagtatataaatttatttcggatacattcgggtacccaaaatacttcggtctggatcgggttcggtttcggttctttaaataccgaaattttgaacccgtttggatatttaatcaatttcggttcgggttcggtgctactttttcggatcgggttcggttcggtttttcgggttcggattttttgcttGATGAAAAAGTAAATGCGAAAAGACAGCCAAATCCACTGGTAGCTAATGTAAACTACGTTTAAGAGCTTCTACATTAAATTTACCACCAATTCAATATTATGACACTTTGCAAAGAGGTTTCTTCTAGACAACCTTTAAACAAATAACCCAATGTatttcattttcaataattttttttaaaaggataaTGATTTTTCTCTTTAATTAGTAGTTGTTtattaaatcaaaactaaacaaGTAGATAAACGatcaatgtttttattttaaacagtAAAATTTAAGAATGACTTACTATTTTCCTTCTTAATTACTCCatatgtttcattttaattgatgttttaaagttttatttttgtttcaatttaaatgatgttttaaagttttattttgtttcaatttaaaTGATGTTTTAAGATTTATATGAAAAACTTTACTGTTATTTGGTGTTTTGACCacttatattttattagatgatttttctttgttaaatTAACTTTAGGTaacgcaaaaaaaaattaaaaaatgtgtAAAAGCTAACAATTGTTGATATGTGTAAAACCTTTAAATACCAACTAAgttgaaacagagggaatattagctattttattagtaataaaaacaaaactaaagatgtaatatccaattaatgtttttcattttctaaagcAAAATTTAAGAAGGATAATGTTAAATCTTTTTAGTAGCTATCAGTTCACTATTTTATCCATCCAAATCTGTAATAAATTCAAAACTATAATTGTGTATACGCAACATAGTTGAGGGAGAGTTACGCAAATATAGACATTTgtaacaaagagaaaagagtgaaatagaaagaaaagagtGAAATACATGCGTAACAAAAGAGGTCAGCTTtccagcaaaaaaaaattacaatagtATTATTTAACTTGTTTGGGCAAGAGATTCCACCACTTCACATTAACTTGCCATCTCATCAGTTCGGGTTTCTCTCCCTCTCGGGCTTCTCCTAAAAAATCTAAGTATCCACTTCCttcagttttatatttaaagaaaCTCTAATATTTTTTGCAGTTTAATAGGCTATCATATTGTGTTCTAAGCATCTAAGGTACTCATTGCAATGTTTCTTCAAATCATATCTACAGGTCAAACGATGTTGCTTCTAGTTATAGTTGTCGGTTTAATAGGCTACCATGTGTACAAGTCCATTAAACCTCCGCCACCAATTCCGCTGCCGGAGAATGTTTCTGAGATATGTCCAAGAGTCAAGCTCAATGATGGGAGATATTTAGCCTACAGAGAATTAGGATTTCCAAAAGATAaagccaaaaataaaattatcatcGTCCATGGTTATGGAAGTTCCAAGTTAGTAGATTTAAAAATCACGCAGGTATTTGTAATAC from Raphanus sativus cultivar WK10039 unplaced genomic scaffold, ASM80110v3 Scaffold0082, whole genome shotgun sequence includes:
- the LOC108805303 gene encoding UTP--glucose-1-phosphate uridylyltransferase 2 yields the protein MAATTENLPQLKSAVDGLTEMSENERSGFINLVSRYLSGEAQHIEWSKIQTPTDEIVVPYEKMAPVSEDVSETKNLLDKLVVLKLNGGLGTTMGCTGPKSVIEVRDGLTFLDLIVIQIENLNNKYGCKVPLVLMNSFNTHDDTQKIVEKYTNSNVDIHTFNQSKYPRVVADEFVPWPSKGKTDKDGWYPPGHGDVFPSLMNSGKLDAFLSQGKEYVFVANSDNLGAIVDLKILKHLIQNKNEYCMEVTPKTLADVKGGTLISYEGKVQLLEIAQVPDEHVNEFKSIEKFKIFNTNNLWVNLKAIKKLVEADALKMEIIPNPKEVDGVKVLQLETAAGAAIRFFDNAIGVNVPRSRFLPVKATSDLLLVQSDLYTLVDGFVTRNSARTNPSNPSVELGPEFKKVANFLSRFKSIPSIVELDSLKVSGDVYFGSSVVLKGKVTVTAKSGTKVEIPNGAVIENKDINGPEDL
- the LOC108860973 gene encoding uncharacterized protein LOC108860973, producing the protein MLLLVLVVGLLCYHVYKSIQPPPPIPLPENVSEICPRVKLNDGRYLAYRELGFPKNKAKNKIIIVHGFGRSKLVDLKITQEMIEEFEVYFLLFDRAGYGESDAHPSRTVKTDTYDIEELADKLQIGPKFHVLGMSLGAYPVYGCLKYIPHRLSGATLVAPLLNFWWSRMPQTLLSAALKKLPIQNQWTFRVAHYLPWLLYWWLTQKWFSPLSPNPRETMTERDIELADKDTKNSYIKESALRQGEYVSTHRDIIASFENWEFDPTELLNPFSDGNEGSVHMWCALEDKQIWREALIYICDKLPWIKLHQVPEAGHLMIHEKQHFEDIIKTACS